A DNA window from Vanessa cardui chromosome 16, ilVanCard2.1, whole genome shotgun sequence contains the following coding sequences:
- the LOC124536292 gene encoding enoyl-CoA delta isomerase 1, mitochondrial-like, protein MFLRKVINNAKRLAPNIRTMASQGPLVDLTVDNDGVSIMTMQRPPVNSLNLDLLRELSKSLDEVAKNKSRGLILTSSSPTVFSAGLDIMEMYKPDFKRAEEFWTTLQDVWFKLFGSNFVTAAAINGHAPAGGCLLAMSCEYRVMVQGKFTIGLNETALGIVAPTWFMDTMCHTIPVREAEYALTTARMFTVDEALKVRLVDESASDKADAINKCKSFIKKFERIPPLARSITKQKIRQAPLKNLQENRKADCEEFLAYLKNPKVQQSLDMYIQSLKKKA, encoded by the exons ATGTTTTTACGGAAAGTTATAAACAATGCTAAGCGTCTGGCTCCTAACATCCGAACCATGGCCAGTCAAGGGCCCTTGGTGGATTTAACAGTAGACAATGATGGAGTATCAATAATGACGATGCAAAGACCACCGGTCAACAGCCTTAACCTTGATTTGCTAAGAGAATTAAGTAAATCTCTTGATGAAGtagcaaaaaataaaagcaGAGGATTGATACTAACATCA TCATCACCTACAGTATTTTCAGCAGGATTAGACATAATGGAAATGTATAAGCCAGATTTTAAAAGAGCTGAAGAATTTTGGACAACATTACAGGATGTTTGGTTTAAGCTATTTGGTTCAAACTTTGTAACGGCAGCAGCTATCAAT ggtCATGCTCCAGCTGGTGGATGTTTGCTAGCTATGTCATGTGAATACCGAGTAATGGTACAAGGTAAATTCACAATTGGGCTTAATGAAACTGCCTTAGGAATAGTAGCACCAACATGGTTCATGGACACCATGTGCCACACCATTCCTGTACGTGAGGCGGAGTATGCTCTCACCACCGCTCGGATGTTCACAGTTGATGAAGCTTTAAAG GTTCGTCTTGTAGATGAAAGTGCATCTGATAAAGCTGATGCGATCAACAAATGCAAGAGTTTTATTAAGAAGTTCGAAAGGATCCCTCCACTGGCCAGATCTATAACGAAGCAAAAAATACGTCAAGCACCTTTAAAGAATCTTCAAGAAAATCGAAAGGCTGACTGTGAAGAATTTTTAGCTTATCTTAAAAATCCTAAAGTTCAACAAAGTCTTGATATGTATATTCAATCTTTGAAAAAGAAAGCCTAA
- the LOC124536391 gene encoding enoyl-CoA delta isomerase 1, mitochondrial-like: MVLRNILNNAKRLAPNIRTMASQGPFVDLRVDNDGISIMTMQRPPVNSLNLDMLKELNESLDEVAKNKSRGLILTSSSPTVFSAGLDLMEIYKPDLKRIEEFSTMFQDVWIKLFGSNFVTAAAINGHAPAGGCLLAMSCEYRVMVQGKFTIGLNETALGIVASSWFMDTMFHTIPIREAEHALTSARMFSVDEALKVRLIDESATDKTDAINKCKNFIKKFDKIPPLARSITKQKIRQNYIKKLQENRAADTEEVLSHIRNPNVQRKLEMYIQSLKKKDTKD; encoded by the exons atggttttacgtaatattttaaacaatgctAAGCGTTTGGCTCCTAACATCCGAACCATGGCCAGTCAGGGGCCCTTCGTTGATTTAAGAGTTGACAATGATGGAATATCAATAATGACGATGCAGAGACCACCGGTCAACAGCCTTAACCTCGATATGCTTAAAGAATTAAACGAATCTCTTGATGAAGtagcaaaaaataaaagcaGAGGGTTGATACTAACATCA TCATCTCCAACAGTCTTTTCAGCGGGATTAGATTTAATGGAAATTTACAAACCCGATCTTAAAAGAATTGAAGAATTCTCTACAATGTTCCAGGATGTTTGGATTAAATTATTTGGTTCGAACTTTGTAACGGCAGCAGCTATTAAT ggtCATGCTCCGGCTGGCGGATGTTTGCTAGCTATGTCATGTGAATACCGAGTAATGGTACAAGGTAAATTCACAATCGGACTAAATGAAACTGCCTTAGGAATAGTAGCATCGTCATGGTTCATGGACACCATGTTCCACACCATTCCTATACGGGAAGCAGAGCATGCCCTTACTAGCGCTCGGATGTTCAGCGTCGATGAAGCTTTAAAG gtTCGACTCATAGATGAAAGTGCTACAGATAAAACTGATGCAATTAATAAATGCAAGAATTTTATTAAGAAGTTTGATAAAATCCCACCATTAGCTAGATCAATAACTAAACAGAAAATacgacaaaattatataaagaaactTCAAGAAAATCGAGCAGCTGATACCGAAGAGGTTTTGTCACATATTAGAAACCCGAATGTTCAAAGAAAACTTGAAATGTATATTCAGTCCTTAAAAAAGAAAGATACTAAAGACTAA